The BD1-7 clade bacterium genomic interval TAATCCCCGTTGGAATCGCAATCACTGAATAGCCCGTTAGCATAGTTACTGCTGCGATGGCTTGGCCGAGCACAGTTTGTGGGGTGATATCGCCATAGCCCACGGTGGTGATGGTCACAATGGCCCAGTAAATTGAACGTGGAATACTGGTGAAGCCGTTATCAGGCCCTTCAATAACAAACATGAAACAGCCAAAAATGGTGGTGAGAATGGCAACAAATGAGAAGAAAACCGCGATTTTTCGGCGCGACATCCACAAACTACGCAGCAACAGGTTGGCTTCTTGACCGTAGCGAATAAGTTTCAGTATGCGGAAGATACGGAAGACCCTTAGCAATCGAATTACCAGCAAATAGCTGCCGCCGGGAATAAATAGCTCCAGATAACTGGGTAAGGTGGAGAGTAAGTCGATTAATCCGTAAAAACTAAAGATGTAGGCGCGTCGATTGGGCGAACAGTAGATTCGCAACATGTATTCAAGGGTGAAGGCCACGGTAAAAAACCATTCGAGATGATCCAGGTAAGTACCGTACACGTCCTTCACATCTTGTATGGAATCCAGCGTCAATGCTGCAACACTGATCAGAATGGCCCAGATCAATGCCAGATCAAAACGTTTACCGGCTGGGGTATCGGTGCCAAAAATGACGTTGTAGATTGTTTCACGGTTGAGCATCGTTGTTCCTGATGGCGGCTACGGCAATGTCGTTATGTGATTTACGCGGTAAATTATTCCAATTTGTGGCGGTAGTTAACAGCGCTGTGACCAAATTAGTCGATGTCTTTTTGGTGTCGTGGGCTTCAACGTGCTTTATCACCCCTACTGTTCATCTTCGCTGATATTGAGCGTTTGATATCGTTGCCATTGGATATTTGGGTGCCAGAAATGGCTAGCTAGGCCGGCTTTTTGTTTGAGTGCGGATAAAAACTCGGCCGGGTGAGTTAGTTGTTCCCACACTACCGGCAAAAATGTTGCTTGGTGTGGCGGCCATGTCAGTATTAGGCCATCGATGCCGGGTCGTAGCTGATCGAGAAGATCTTGTTCCGTCTCGGCCATTAAAATTTCGGCCGGACCTAAGATCGACAGGCTGATGGTGATCTGTGGGAGTTCATGGGTCTGCACCGGCGGGAAGCGAAAATCATTAAATGCACTTGCACGAGCGTGTTCTTTTACGTCGTCCAGCAGTGGTTGGTGGGCGGTCAGTGTGCCGATGCAGCCTCGAAGCTCCCCGGCTTTTTTCAGGGTGACAAAACTAGCCCTCGGTTTTTGCAATGCGGGCGATACAGCGTGTTTGCTTATGGCACTTCCGTTGGGGCAGTCAGCATCGCTCAAATAACCGCGTTCAATGGTCTGACGTGCAATGGCTAACAAATATTGTTTGTTTTGATCATTTAAATCAATGAAGGACATACGCACCATACCCCACCACTTGTTCCGGTGTGCCTACGGTATCGCCGGAATTGCGCACATCCAACGTGGTTAGCTTCAGCCCATGACGTTTGGCGGCCATGAGTAATCCATTCAGTGGATGGCAACCGCAGGCTTGATCACCGCGTAAATGGGTTTGAAATCTCTCTATGGCCTTTGTAGTTCGGCCGTCAAACAGACATGCTTCTTCATAGCTGTGATAGTGGCTCAAATCGGTACTGATGACGATCAGTGTTTCATCGTCGCCCCACAGGGTATCAAGAACTTGGCAAACGGTTTCAGGTGGGGTGTTGCCGACTACCAGAGGGATCAGAGAAAAATGCGGCAGTATGGTTTGCAAAAAAGGCAGTTGTACCTCGAGGCTGTGTTCCAGCTGATGCGCTTCGGGCATCAAGAGAACGCCGGGTAACGATCGAATGGTTT includes:
- a CDS encoding Cyclic nucleotide-gated potassium channel produces the protein MLNRETIYNVIFGTDTPAGKRFDLALIWAILISVAALTLDSIQDVKDVYGTYLDHLEWFFTVAFTLEYMLRIYCSPNRRAYIFSFYGLIDLLSTLPSYLELFIPGGSYLLVIRLLRVFRIFRILKLIRYGQEANLLLRSLWMSRRKIAVFFSFVAILTTIFGCFMFVIEGPDNGFTSIPRSIYWAIVTITTVGYGDITPQTVLGQAIAAVTMLTGYSVIAIPTGIITAELANEMRRDRSTKVCTNCARSDHDKDADYCKYCSSPLEH